DNA from Effusibacillus lacus:
AAATTGTTTATCAGTGAACATACGGTGAAGAATCATTTGACGAAAATATTTCAAAAAATGCAGGTTACAGATCGTCAACAGGCAATCTCCAAAATATACCAGTTTAGACATATCAAAAACAGGAAATTTTAAAAAATCGCGCTTAAATAAGCGCGATTTTTTATTGCTGCAAGATATGGAATCATTTCCTATGCAGGGTATGGACAAGTTAGGAAACACAACGGATGTTTCAAGCATTTTTTTTAGTCATAATTTTGTAAACAAGAATAAAGAATCTTCTCGTAAGTTGCAAAACTGCTGAAGTAACTCATTTTGGGGATGATGAGCATGATCAGGGACCGAAAACTTGATAAGTTGATGCAACAAATCAACAAGGGAAAGAAGGAATTGCTGGAACTGTTTGAAATGAATCCTCAGTTGTTGCGGGAACAACTTTTGAAAAAAAGCCAGGAACTGGATAGGTTAATCGTACAGTACTATAAAAAAATCCGATCAAATAGTAGAGAAATGAGAGAATAAGAAAAATTTCCTACTCCAAATTTGACAAAATAGGAAATGCAGCTGATTTTACAATTTGTTTATAACTTGGAAAATATTAAAAAGACCTATAATGGGGGTGAACTCCATGGGGATTCGAAAACTTAGGATAACGGCCAAAACGGTTCAAGAAGCTTTGGCGGAAGCAGTAAACCATTACCGTATTCAACTTGAAAAAATTAACTATATAGTGGTTGACAGTGGTTCAA
Protein-coding regions in this window:
- a CDS encoding Spo0E family sporulation regulatory protein-aspartic acid phosphatase; the protein is MQQINKGKKELLELFEMNPQLLREQLLKKSQELDRLIVQYYKKIRSNSREMRE